A region from the Kribbella shirazensis genome encodes:
- a CDS encoding Uma2 family endonuclease, producing MVYVETLAPGHFTLADLETLPDDENRYELVDGMLLVSPGPLAIHQTAVVELTYVLRHHCPGDLKVLVAPMDYQPTPTRSLQPDVLVCRREDVGHKTIEKPLLLAVEVLSQSMSLADRVLKRRLYEQGGVAAYWMFDPAEEELTVLELEGETYVERAVVTGKEAFEAELPFPVRIVPADLVV from the coding sequence ATGGTGTACGTGGAAACACTTGCGCCGGGTCATTTCACCCTGGCCGATCTCGAAACGCTTCCCGACGACGAGAACCGCTACGAGCTGGTCGACGGGATGCTGCTGGTGTCGCCGGGTCCGTTGGCGATCCATCAGACTGCGGTGGTCGAGCTCACCTATGTGCTTCGGCACCACTGCCCCGGCGACCTGAAGGTGTTGGTCGCACCGATGGACTACCAGCCGACACCTACGCGGTCGCTGCAACCTGATGTGCTCGTCTGCCGCCGGGAGGACGTAGGGCACAAGACGATCGAGAAGCCGTTGCTGCTTGCGGTCGAGGTTCTCTCGCAGTCGATGAGCCTGGCGGACCGCGTTCTCAAGCGACGCTTGTACGAGCAGGGCGGCGTCGCGGCGTACTGGATGTTCGACCCGGCCGAGGAAGAACTCACCGTGCTCGAACTCGAGGGCGAGACCTACGTCGAGCGGGCAGTTGTCACCGGCAAGGAAGCGTTCGAGGCCGAACTACCGTTCCCGGTCCGCATCGTCCCCGCCGACCTCGTCGTCTAA
- a CDS encoding Uma2 family endonuclease → MPTAEAVRDGRRYEIVDGRLLVTGPQPPAHHAAVVTLMVTLKHACPPDLLVSVGSLDFRPTLNTSLRPDILVCHRTEARLLTAPPLLVVEVISPTTRTTDVVLKRSVYETHQIPSYWLLDPANQELTVLDLTPTGYTCQAVVQSEETFHTTRPFPLTLIPATLTK, encoded by the coding sequence GTGCCTACCGCAGAAGCCGTACGGGACGGCCGCCGCTACGAGATCGTCGACGGCCGTCTCCTCGTCACCGGTCCCCAACCGCCCGCCCACCACGCGGCCGTGGTCACCCTGATGGTGACGCTGAAACACGCCTGCCCACCGGACCTGCTCGTCTCCGTCGGCTCCCTTGACTTCCGCCCGACCCTCAACACGTCCCTCCGCCCGGACATCCTGGTCTGCCACCGCACCGAGGCCCGACTCCTGACAGCACCACCGCTCCTCGTCGTCGAGGTCATCTCCCCCACCACCCGCACCACAGACGTAGTCCTCAAACGCAGCGTGTACGAGACCCACCAGATCCCGTCGTACTGGCTCCTCGACCCAGCCAACCAGGAGCTGACAGTCCTCGACCTGACCCCCACGGGTTACACCTGCCAAGCCGTCGTCCAATCCGAAGAAACGTTCCACACCACCCGGCCCTTCCCCCTCACCCTCATCCCCGCAACCCTCACGAAATGA
- a CDS encoding IucA/IucC family protein, protein MNPEVWAVVNQALVRKALAEFTHERILEPVAVGDRYAVGRYSFAARRYPLNHWEISDVVRDDGGPVDALEFVTEFHVQLGIGREMLPVYLEEISSTLASAAYKLSKPDLTARDLVGADFQTVEAAMTEGHPCFVANNGRLGFGLTDYLAYAPETGAGVRLTWIATRRDRTTISHSSSLTYDELLRSELGDDVLERFAAEIVAVGVDPAKYVYLPVHPWQWDNKTSITFAADIAQRHIIHLGPTDDIYQPQQSIRTFFNRSVPSRCYVKTALSVLNMGFMRGLSPSYMAATPAINDWVHSVVENDVVLKRYGFSVLREIAAAGYHNRYYENATDKTSPYRKMLSALWRESPVPSLEPGERLATMASLLHVDRHGASLSAALVRESGLAPADWLRAYVDAYLIPLLHSFYAYELVFMPHGENLILVLRDAIPIRVIMKDIAEEIAVLSPSTPVPAEAERVRADVPDDEKLLSIFTDVFDCIFRFLSPLLDREGLLTPSAFWAVVAEAVRDYQAATPELAEAFAKYDIFAPEFALSCLNRLQLRNNQQMVDLTDIAGSLQFAGTLENPLVCG, encoded by the coding sequence ATGAATCCTGAGGTCTGGGCCGTCGTCAACCAGGCGCTGGTGCGGAAAGCGCTGGCGGAGTTCACCCACGAGCGCATTCTCGAGCCCGTTGCCGTCGGCGACCGGTACGCCGTCGGCCGGTACAGCTTCGCGGCGCGGCGGTACCCGTTGAATCATTGGGAGATCTCCGACGTCGTACGGGACGACGGCGGGCCGGTCGACGCGCTGGAGTTCGTCACCGAGTTCCACGTGCAGCTCGGGATCGGGCGCGAGATGCTGCCGGTGTACCTGGAGGAGATCAGCAGCACGCTGGCGTCGGCGGCGTACAAGCTGTCGAAACCCGACCTGACCGCCAGGGACCTGGTCGGCGCGGACTTCCAGACCGTCGAGGCCGCGATGACCGAGGGGCATCCGTGTTTCGTGGCGAACAACGGGAGGCTCGGGTTCGGGCTCACGGACTATCTCGCGTACGCTCCGGAGACCGGCGCGGGGGTGCGGCTGACGTGGATCGCGACGCGGCGGGACCGGACGACGATCTCGCACAGTTCTTCGCTGACGTACGACGAGTTGTTGCGGTCCGAGCTGGGCGACGACGTGCTGGAGCGGTTCGCCGCGGAGATCGTTGCCGTGGGCGTCGATCCCGCGAAGTACGTGTATCTGCCGGTGCATCCGTGGCAGTGGGACAACAAGACCTCGATCACGTTCGCCGCCGACATCGCGCAGCGGCACATCATCCACCTCGGGCCGACGGACGACATCTATCAACCGCAGCAGTCGATCCGGACGTTCTTCAACCGGTCCGTGCCGTCACGGTGCTACGTGAAGACGGCGTTGTCGGTGCTGAACATGGGCTTCATGCGCGGGCTGTCACCGTCGTACATGGCCGCGACGCCGGCGATCAACGACTGGGTGCATTCGGTCGTGGAGAACGACGTCGTGCTGAAGCGGTACGGGTTCTCGGTACTGCGGGAGATCGCGGCGGCCGGGTACCACAACCGGTACTACGAGAACGCGACGGACAAGACGTCGCCGTACCGCAAGATGCTGTCCGCGCTGTGGCGGGAGAGCCCGGTGCCTTCGCTGGAGCCCGGTGAGCGGCTGGCCACGATGGCGTCGCTGCTGCACGTCGACCGGCACGGTGCTTCGCTCTCCGCGGCGTTGGTACGGGAGTCGGGACTCGCGCCGGCGGACTGGCTGCGCGCGTACGTCGACGCTTATCTGATCCCGTTGCTGCACAGCTTCTACGCGTACGAGCTGGTGTTCATGCCGCACGGGGAAAACCTGATCCTGGTACTGCGGGACGCGATCCCGATCCGGGTGATCATGAAGGACATCGCGGAGGAAATCGCCGTACTGAGTCCGTCGACGCCGGTACCGGCCGAGGCGGAGCGGGTGCGGGCCGACGTACCGGACGACGAGAAGCTGCTGTCGATCTTCACCGATGTGTTCGACTGCATCTTCCGGTTCCTGTCGCCGCTGCTGGATCGGGAGGGTCTGCTCACGCCGTCCGCGTTCTGGGCGGTGGTGGCGGAGGCGGTGCGCGACTACCAGGCCGCGACACCCGAGTTGGCGGAGGCGTTCGCGAAGTACGACATCTTCGCGCCGGAGTTCGCACTGTCGTGCCTCAACCGCCTGCAGCTCCGCAACAACCAGCAGATGGTCGACCTCACCGACATCGCCGGCTCCCTCCAGTTCGCCGGCACCCTGGAGAACCCACTCGTCTGTGGATAA
- a CDS encoding GNAT family N-acetyltransferase, with protein MTRALPEPAYRRLVPGLGTVGLRPFDLAEDVTTLHGWVTQPYARYWGLLDASVADVHAEYLRIEQNPHHHAFLGEHDGRPAFLMERYEPAYDAVGQTFDVAPGDVGMHVLVGPPVTPVPGFTAAVFETIMDYLFSDPLVDRVVVEPDVRNLKIQALNERMGFRKHSVVQLPDKQAWLSFCTRDQYADALRMNEAG; from the coding sequence ATGACCAGAGCACTGCCCGAGCCCGCGTACCGGCGGCTCGTCCCCGGACTCGGCACCGTCGGCCTGCGCCCGTTCGACCTGGCCGAGGACGTCACGACCCTGCACGGCTGGGTCACCCAGCCGTACGCGCGGTACTGGGGACTGCTCGACGCCTCGGTCGCCGATGTGCACGCGGAGTACCTGCGGATCGAACAGAACCCGCACCACCACGCGTTCCTCGGCGAGCACGACGGACGGCCCGCGTTCCTGATGGAGCGCTACGAGCCGGCGTACGACGCCGTCGGGCAAACGTTTGACGTGGCGCCGGGTGACGTCGGTATGCACGTGTTGGTCGGGCCGCCGGTCACGCCGGTCCCCGGGTTCACGGCGGCGGTGTTCGAGACGATCATGGACTACCTGTTCAGCGATCCGCTGGTGGATCGGGTGGTGGTCGAGCCCGACGTACGGAACCTGAAGATCCAGGCGCTCAACGAGCGGATGGGGTTCCGCAAGCACAGCGTCGTACAACTGCCGGACAAGCAGGCCTGGCTGAGCTTCTGCACGCGCGACCAGTACGCCGACGCGCTGCGGATGAACGAGGCCGGCTGA
- a CDS encoding GOLPH3/VPS74 family protein encodes MLIAEDLLLLLYDDATGKPITGSPGLDYALAGAVLIELTMQRKLDITTEGKTGRLKVVDGAPTGDAILDERLAYVVDKPGKKPKDQLGKLSKHLRDQLLARLAERGILQADQGKVLGLFPVTRWPARDARHEQEVRTRLSSVLTQGLAPDERTGALIALLSALNAAPKVVTDAVDKRALKRRAKEIADSDWAADAVKKAVAEMQAAVTTAIVVSTTAAASSSS; translated from the coding sequence ATGCTGATCGCCGAGGACCTGCTGCTGCTTCTGTACGACGACGCGACCGGGAAGCCGATCACCGGGTCGCCAGGGCTGGACTACGCGCTGGCCGGTGCGGTGCTGATCGAGCTGACGATGCAGCGCAAGCTGGACATCACGACAGAGGGCAAGACCGGGCGCCTGAAGGTCGTGGACGGCGCCCCGACCGGGGACGCGATCCTCGACGAGCGCCTGGCGTATGTGGTCGACAAGCCGGGGAAGAAGCCGAAGGACCAGCTCGGGAAGCTCTCCAAGCACCTGCGCGACCAGCTCCTCGCCAGGCTGGCGGAGCGGGGGATTCTGCAGGCGGACCAGGGCAAGGTGCTCGGACTGTTCCCGGTGACCCGCTGGCCGGCCAGGGATGCGCGGCACGAGCAGGAGGTGCGCACGAGGCTGAGCAGCGTGCTCACCCAAGGTCTGGCGCCGGACGAGCGGACCGGTGCGCTGATCGCACTGCTCAGTGCGCTGAACGCCGCACCCAAGGTCGTCACGGACGCGGTGGACAAGCGGGCTCTCAAGCGGCGTGCGAAGGAGATCGCGGACTCCGACTGGGCCGCGGACGCGGTGAAGAAGGCAGTCGCCGAGATGCAGGCGGCCGTGACCACAGCCATCGTCGTCTCGACGACAGCAGCGGCCTCGTCCAGCAGCTGA
- a CDS encoding AMP-binding protein produces MRLVDYLDKGASLAPDAACLTTDGETLTYADVQRLSYRIAGALAATGVRPGGKVAILSANDPVAFSCVFGISRAGAVWCPINPRNEAAENRELLDQFDCEVLIYQATFAPLVDRIRDSLPKVHTFVCLDGEVPDAPDSGPSPHPSGRRTVGWDAFSGGASQPAPDLTDPDDLAMIVGTGGTTGRPKGVMLGNGNLETMTALTLMGYPFGERPVYLALAPLTHAAGVLCFPVLASGGEIVIMRAPDVHAFLEFIPRHGVTHTFLPPTLIYMVLAAPELDSTNLSSLRCFWYGAAPMSVARLEEALQRIGPVMAQLFGQTEAPMMISMLPPSAHFDSQGHSARGRLSSAGRPSPLVTVGIMSADGKLLPHGERGEIVVRGSLVMKGYYRDPDATAAASAYGWHHTGDIGYLDDDNYLYIVDRAKDMIISGGFNVYSTEVEQALMAHASVQDCAVIGLPDEKWGERVVAVVQLLPGSVVEPDELIAFAKTRIGSVKAPKEVLVWPDLPRSKVGKVVKPDIKARLVAGQ; encoded by the coding sequence GTGCGACTGGTCGACTACCTGGACAAGGGCGCATCGCTCGCGCCGGACGCCGCGTGCCTGACCACGGACGGCGAGACGCTGACGTACGCCGACGTCCAGCGGCTCTCGTACCGGATCGCTGGTGCGCTGGCGGCGACCGGCGTACGGCCAGGTGGGAAGGTCGCGATCCTCTCCGCGAACGACCCGGTCGCGTTCAGTTGCGTGTTCGGGATCAGCCGCGCCGGTGCGGTCTGGTGCCCGATCAACCCGCGCAACGAGGCCGCGGAGAACCGTGAGCTGCTCGACCAGTTCGACTGCGAGGTACTGATCTACCAGGCGACCTTCGCGCCGCTGGTGGACCGCATCCGGGACTCGCTGCCGAAGGTGCACACGTTCGTGTGCCTCGACGGCGAGGTCCCGGATGCCCCTGACTCCGGCCCATCCCCCCACCCCAGCGGCCGGAGAACTGTCGGCTGGGACGCGTTCTCTGGCGGCGCGTCCCAGCCGGCGCCCGATCTGACCGACCCCGACGACCTGGCGATGATCGTCGGCACCGGCGGTACGACGGGACGACCGAAAGGAGTGATGCTCGGCAACGGCAACCTGGAGACGATGACCGCGCTGACGCTGATGGGATACCCCTTCGGCGAGCGGCCGGTCTACCTCGCGCTGGCACCGCTGACGCACGCCGCAGGTGTGCTGTGCTTCCCGGTGCTCGCATCCGGCGGCGAGATCGTGATCATGCGCGCGCCCGACGTACATGCCTTCCTGGAATTCATACCGCGACACGGGGTGACGCACACGTTCCTGCCGCCGACGCTGATCTACATGGTGCTGGCGGCGCCGGAGCTCGACTCCACGAACCTGTCGTCGTTGCGGTGTTTCTGGTACGGCGCGGCGCCCATGTCGGTCGCCCGGCTCGAGGAGGCGCTGCAGCGGATCGGTCCGGTGATGGCGCAGCTGTTCGGGCAGACCGAGGCACCGATGATGATCTCGATGCTGCCACCTAGTGCCCACTTCGACTCACAGGGCCATAGTGCGCGGGGGCGGCTGTCATCCGCGGGACGGCCGTCCCCGCTGGTCACCGTGGGGATCATGAGTGCGGACGGGAAGCTGCTTCCGCACGGTGAACGCGGCGAGATCGTCGTGCGCGGATCGCTGGTGATGAAGGGGTACTACCGTGATCCCGATGCGACTGCGGCCGCGTCGGCGTACGGCTGGCACCACACCGGCGACATCGGCTACCTGGACGACGACAACTACCTGTACATCGTCGACCGGGCGAAGGACATGATCATCTCCGGTGGCTTCAACGTGTACTCCACCGAGGTCGAGCAGGCGCTGATGGCCCACGCCTCCGTCCAGGACTGTGCGGTGATCGGTCTGCCGGACGAGAAGTGGGGCGAGCGGGTCGTGGCCGTCGTACAGCTCCTACCGGGCAGTGTGGTCGAGCCGGACGAGCTGATCGCGTTCGCGAAGACACGGATCGGCAGTGTGAAGGCACCCAAGGAGGTGCTCGTCTGGCCCGACCTGCCACGCTCCAAGGTCGGCAAGGTGGTCAAGCCGGACATCAAGGCCCGGCTCGTCGCCGGTCAGTAG
- a CDS encoding DUF5938 domain-containing protein encodes MATKPVVVYGASGYTGRLVCEYLRHYHVPFVAAGRSEEKLKASMDANVPGIETADYEIAAVDHDVASLTELFTGASVVLNTVGPFSELGPAAVEAALAAGAHYTDTTGEQDWLITCDEKYGKQFADAGLLLAPGVAQMYTTGEIAAQLCLEEPGLDTLDIAVFWGGSPTIASTRTILVNAATSKAHYLDQNAYVEFPEQGLVPLVVPGQHELALSLPWGGTSHPVWFKRDPRVANCKAQGGVFNAALMNGVPQIVAAALEATKDMAADERNAALTETARQVMDQMPPRENPRINKSLDSVHASGPLGRAHCVIHGNSNYQQTGLLQAYAAYSLLQTPPKRVGFASGCQAFGHRELLGVLRGFGLVSEPQLTVQH; translated from the coding sequence ATGGCGACGAAACCAGTAGTTGTCTACGGTGCCTCCGGCTACACCGGGCGCCTGGTGTGCGAGTACCTGCGGCACTACCACGTGCCGTTCGTCGCGGCCGGGCGTAGCGAGGAGAAGCTGAAGGCGTCGATGGACGCCAACGTCCCCGGTATCGAGACAGCTGACTACGAGATCGCCGCTGTCGACCATGACGTCGCATCGCTGACCGAGCTGTTCACTGGTGCGTCCGTCGTACTCAACACGGTCGGACCGTTCAGTGAGCTCGGGCCTGCGGCCGTAGAAGCAGCACTGGCGGCTGGTGCGCACTACACCGACACAACGGGCGAGCAGGACTGGCTGATCACCTGCGACGAGAAGTACGGCAAACAGTTCGCCGACGCCGGCCTTCTCCTGGCACCGGGCGTCGCGCAGATGTACACCACTGGTGAGATCGCTGCGCAGCTGTGCCTGGAGGAGCCTGGTCTGGACACGCTGGACATCGCAGTGTTCTGGGGAGGCAGTCCGACCATCGCCTCGACCCGCACGATCCTGGTGAACGCTGCGACGTCGAAGGCGCACTACCTCGACCAGAACGCATACGTCGAGTTCCCGGAGCAGGGGCTCGTTCCACTCGTCGTACCTGGGCAGCACGAGCTGGCGTTGTCCCTGCCGTGGGGCGGCACGTCGCACCCGGTCTGGTTCAAGCGCGACCCACGCGTGGCGAACTGCAAGGCACAGGGCGGTGTGTTCAACGCCGCGCTCATGAACGGCGTACCGCAGATCGTCGCTGCCGCACTGGAAGCCACGAAGGACATGGCGGCCGACGAGCGCAACGCGGCTCTCACCGAGACAGCGCGTCAGGTGATGGACCAGATGCCACCACGGGAGAACCCGCGCATCAACAAGTCGCTGGACTCGGTGCACGCGTCCGGACCGCTCGGGCGGGCGCACTGTGTCATCCACGGCAACAGCAACTACCAGCAGACAGGTCTGCTCCAGGCGTACGCGGCGTACTCGCTGCTGCAGACGCCACCGAAGCGGGTCGGTTTCGCCAGTGGCTGTCAGGCGTTCGGTCACCGCGAGCTGCTCGGCGTACTGCGGGGATTCGGGCTGGTGTCCGAGCCACAGCTGACCGTGCAGCACTAG
- a CDS encoding SDR family NAD(P)-dependent oxidoreductase — MGSLDLSGRKALVTGGAQGLGEGMAKALAAAGAKVVISDIQKDAGEAVADALDATYGAGNGFVAHDITDDGDWENAVVAANDILGGLDILVNNAGVEITSLLTEVTADQIRKMLEVNVLGTTLGVKWGLRTMRPDGLAGQGGAIINVASVAATIAFPGIAVYSATKSAVDRLTRVAAMESGKLGYGVRVNCIYPGLVATAMGAGLANDVAQLGLFESPEAAVAAVIGLTPAGRLGEVSDMADAVVFLASDESRFITGIGLPVDGGMGM, encoded by the coding sequence ATGGGTTCACTCGATCTCTCCGGCCGCAAGGCCCTGGTCACCGGCGGCGCGCAGGGTCTCGGCGAAGGGATGGCCAAGGCGCTCGCCGCGGCCGGCGCCAAGGTGGTGATCAGCGACATCCAGAAGGACGCCGGCGAGGCGGTCGCCGACGCCCTCGACGCGACGTACGGCGCGGGCAACGGCTTCGTCGCCCACGACATCACCGACGACGGCGACTGGGAGAACGCGGTCGTCGCCGCCAACGACATCCTCGGCGGGCTGGACATCCTGGTGAACAACGCGGGGGTGGAGATCACCAGCCTGCTCACCGAGGTCACCGCCGACCAGATCCGCAAGATGCTCGAGGTGAACGTCCTCGGCACCACCCTCGGCGTCAAGTGGGGCCTGCGGACGATGCGTCCGGACGGCCTGGCCGGGCAGGGCGGCGCGATCATCAACGTGGCCTCGGTCGCCGCGACCATCGCGTTCCCCGGCATCGCGGTCTACTCCGCGACCAAGTCCGCGGTCGACCGCCTCACCCGGGTCGCCGCGATGGAGTCCGGCAAGCTCGGGTACGGCGTCCGCGTCAACTGCATCTATCCGGGACTCGTCGCGACCGCGATGGGGGCCGGCCTGGCGAACGACGTGGCACAGCTCGGACTGTTCGAGTCGCCGGAGGCCGCGGTCGCCGCGGTGATCGGGCTGACACCGGCGGGCCGGCTCGGCGAGGTGTCGGACATGGCCGACGCGGTCGTCTTCCTCGCCTCGGACGAGTCCCGCTTCATCACTGGTATCGGCCTGCCGGTCGACGGCGGAATGGGGATGTGA
- a CDS encoding TetR/AcrR family transcriptional regulator: protein MVAVASAAEEQPARVSGIDKIERRRVALAESALKTLGELGYARTSLREIANNSEFTHGVVHYYFRDKIDLISYCVRYYKTKCARRYDEVVETASSADELAAGFLGRMTQTLVEETPMHKLWYDLRAQSMFEEQLRADVEAIDKLLEEMIWRILTRYAELTGATPAVDAPTAYALVDGLFEQAVVGYAANPEKVPDLLADRIKQVLPKLIAA from the coding sequence GTGGTTGCTGTGGCGTCCGCGGCCGAGGAGCAGCCTGCCCGCGTCTCCGGCATCGACAAGATCGAGCGCCGCCGCGTCGCGCTGGCGGAGTCCGCGCTGAAGACGCTCGGCGAGCTCGGGTACGCCCGCACCAGCCTGCGCGAGATCGCCAACAACTCCGAGTTCACGCACGGCGTCGTGCACTACTACTTCCGCGACAAGATCGACCTGATCAGCTACTGCGTGCGCTACTACAAGACCAAGTGCGCGCGGCGGTACGACGAGGTGGTCGAGACCGCGTCCTCGGCCGACGAGCTCGCGGCCGGCTTCCTGGGCAGGATGACCCAGACGCTGGTCGAGGAGACCCCGATGCACAAGCTCTGGTACGACCTGCGCGCGCAGAGCATGTTCGAGGAGCAGCTCCGCGCGGACGTGGAGGCGATCGACAAGCTGCTCGAAGAGATGATCTGGCGGATCCTGACGCGGTACGCCGAGCTCACCGGCGCGACACCGGCCGTGGACGCGCCGACGGCGTACGCACTGGTCGACGGCCTGTTCGAGCAGGCGGTCGTCGGCTACGCCGCGAATCCGGAGAAGGTCCCGGACCTGCTTGCCGACCGGATCAAGCAGGTCCTCCCGAAGCTGATCGCGGCGTAG
- the deoD gene encoding purine-nucleoside phosphorylase codes for MSIHIAAEKGQIAPRVLFPGDPLRAKWIAETYLSDVSCYTEIRNMFGFTGTYKGERISVQGSGMGQASASIYANELFEEYDVQTLIRVGTCGALTEAVRVRDVIVAMSASTDSQMNRLRFHGIDYAPTADYKLLRAAVDAAEAAGLNVHVGQVFSGDLFYNDRPDLVSRTAEYGVLGIEMEAAALYTLAAKFGRRALGIMTVSDHLITHEVTSAEERQTTFSEMITIALDAAIEVPV; via the coding sequence ATGAGTATTCACATCGCCGCCGAGAAGGGGCAGATCGCACCGCGGGTGCTGTTCCCGGGGGATCCGCTGCGGGCCAAGTGGATCGCGGAGACCTACCTGTCGGACGTGAGCTGCTACACCGAGATCCGCAACATGTTCGGGTTCACCGGCACCTACAAGGGTGAGCGCATCTCCGTCCAGGGCTCCGGTATGGGTCAGGCGTCCGCCTCCATCTACGCGAACGAACTGTTCGAGGAGTACGACGTCCAGACGCTGATCCGGGTCGGCACCTGTGGCGCGCTCACCGAGGCGGTCCGGGTCCGCGACGTGATCGTGGCGATGTCCGCGAGCACCGACTCGCAGATGAACCGGCTGCGCTTCCACGGCATCGACTACGCGCCGACCGCCGACTACAAGCTGCTGCGCGCGGCGGTGGACGCGGCCGAGGCGGCCGGGCTGAACGTGCACGTCGGCCAGGTGTTCTCCGGCGACCTGTTCTACAACGACCGCCCGGACCTGGTCTCGCGGACCGCGGAGTACGGCGTGCTCGGCATCGAGATGGAGGCCGCGGCGCTCTACACGCTGGCGGCGAAGTTCGGCCGTCGCGCACTCGGCATCATGACCGTGTCGGACCACCTGATCACGCATGAGGTGACCAGCGCGGAGGAGCGCCAGACGACGTTCTCCGAGATGATCACGATCGCCCTCGACGCGGCGATCGAGGTGCCGGTCTGA
- the nudC gene encoding NAD(+) diphosphatase, whose product MAYSIAPGSLALSRSVLDRAADRRRDDDWLEKAWAASDTQVVAVIGDKIQVADDRSALRFVPPSEAPEGTRIFLGIDRESGAGMTAEGRAVFGVLVAGEADESYGGLRELGAVLNDREAGVAVHVIGLSNWHGVHTHCANCGEHTEVVEAGHVRKCPVCGLSHFPRSDPAIIVLVTDDQDRALLGRNEAWPAGRYSTLAGFVEPGESLEAAVRREVLEETGVIVGSEIEYAGSQPWPLPASLMLGFYAKATSFDIDVDQDEIAEAKWFTREDLRVLVEAGTMALPGAISISRRLIEGWYGESLTGSW is encoded by the coding sequence GTGGCCTACTCCATCGCTCCCGGTTCGCTAGCCCTGTCCCGGTCCGTACTGGACCGCGCCGCCGATCGCCGCCGCGACGACGACTGGCTCGAGAAGGCGTGGGCCGCCTCCGACACGCAGGTGGTCGCGGTGATCGGGGACAAGATCCAGGTGGCCGACGACCGTTCCGCGTTGCGCTTCGTGCCGCCGTCCGAGGCGCCGGAGGGTACTCGGATCTTCCTCGGCATCGACCGCGAGTCCGGTGCCGGGATGACGGCGGAGGGCCGCGCGGTGTTCGGCGTCCTGGTCGCCGGCGAGGCCGACGAGTCGTACGGCGGTCTGCGCGAGCTGGGCGCCGTCCTGAACGACCGCGAGGCCGGTGTCGCCGTGCATGTGATCGGGCTGTCCAACTGGCACGGCGTCCACACCCACTGCGCGAACTGCGGTGAGCACACCGAGGTGGTGGAGGCCGGGCACGTCCGGAAGTGCCCGGTGTGCGGGCTGTCGCACTTCCCGCGGAGCGACCCGGCGATCATCGTGCTGGTCACCGACGACCAGGACCGCGCACTGCTCGGCCGCAACGAGGCCTGGCCCGCGGGCCGGTACTCCACGCTGGCCGGCTTCGTGGAGCCGGGGGAGTCGCTGGAGGCCGCCGTACGGCGTGAGGTCCTCGAGGAGACCGGTGTGATCGTCGGATCCGAGATCGAGTACGCCGGCAGCCAGCCGTGGCCGCTGCCCGCCAGCCTGATGCTGGGGTTCTACGCGAAGGCGACGAGCTTCGACATCGACGTGGACCAGGACGAGATCGCCGAGGCGAAGTGGTTCACCCGGGAGGACCTCCGCGTGCTGGTCGAAGCCGGCACGATGGCCCTCCCGGGTGCGATCTCGATCTCCCGCCGCCTGATCGAAGGCTGGTACGGCGAGAGCCTCACCGGAAGCTGGTGA
- a CDS encoding mycoredoxin has protein sequence MAAFTMYSTPWCGYCHRLKGQLKRAGIEFTEVDIEQVPEAAKIVEKVNNGNQTVPTVVFPDGTAMTNPSLAQVAEKLAA, from the coding sequence ATGGCTGCTTTCACGATGTACTCGACGCCCTGGTGCGGCTACTGCCACCGGCTCAAGGGCCAGCTCAAGCGAGCCGGTATCGAGTTCACCGAGGTCGACATCGAGCAGGTCCCCGAGGCTGCGAAGATCGTCGAGAAGGTCAACAACGGCAACCAGACGGTGCCGACGGTGGTCTTCCCGGACGGCACCGCGATGACCAACCCGTCGCTCGCCCAGGTCGCGGAGAAGCTGGCGGCGTAA